TAATATATCTAGTGGGCATATATtagtagtaaaatataaatagtacatGGCTCAAGAAGTAGCATTATATATTACTATAAATACAAACAAAAGATAAAACCAATCTATATGCATAGTTTTGAAGGAATTCCTCTGTTTTGCCTTGAAAAGCTATATGTATGTACtcccattctctctctctctattatATGTATGTACTCCCATTCTCTCTCTAGATGTGAtatgtattgtatatatatacattacaTGCATAGTAGCATGATTATGTGGCAGGGAAAGTTAGTTTGGTGCACTCCCGTGATCACCTCCCATTCCCAACAAAAAAGTTGATTCCATCACACACATCATTCACTTTCTTTGCATCCCTCCTATCTAGATACTACTAttatgatttatttaattaaatagtactGTATTAGTATTGCTCATCTTTAAAACTAGGAATGTTTCTTTTCTTCATTCCTACGCACTTTGTgataatttataagaaattttCTCTACACCTTATATTATATGCAAATAAATCTTCTTAATTGGAGTACTacatttttttacaaattttaaatttttatttaagtgcAGAAAGGTTCACAAAAATGAGACCGATGGGGAAACATATTACCCTCCAGTAAAGTTGCATGATTTCGACGACCACGTAAGCACTATGTTTCTTGAAttctttacaaaataaaaatgttctacattatcataaaaaataaattaaaattattatatgcAGGTAGTCTTGGACAATGGCATCCTCAATGTGACTCTATCAACTCCAGAGGGCATGATCACTAGAATAACATACAATGGAATTGAAAATCTACTCAAACAAGAGTACAATGAAAACAACAGAGGGTACACACACACCATTTTCTTCTTTGTGCAATGTTAAGGTTTGATGCCTGTAGAAAATTATTTCTAGTTTAATGATCATGCAATGAATATTCAAATTCCATGCCTTgtgaaaacatgaaattaaatttataggTATTGGGATCTTGTTTGGAGCTCACCTGACCACCCTAAAGAAATTTTTGACAAGTTAGTAATGCCTCATCCTTTTCTCATTCCAATTGTTAAAgcaaatgaaattaatttgttaTAGTTGAAATGATGCAGGCTTGATGGAACTAATCTTTTTGTTGTACACGAAGACGAAGAACAAGTGGAGCTCTCGTTCGTTCGGACTTGGGATTCTTCGCAGACGGGGCTTCTTCCCCTCAACATTGACAAAAGGTATATTCGACTCGTCTAACATGATCTTGACTTGTCAGACAGTCTAACACGAGTTTTATGTCTTAACGGGAAGGTTCATAATGCTGCGCGGGTGCCCTGGATTCTACTCGTATGCAATATTCGAGCGCCTCCAAGGCTGGCCGGATCTTCACTTGTCTCAGGGAAGGATAGTGTTTAAGCTACAAGAAAATATGTAAAGCTTTGTCATCTCTCTATGTACTAATTTTAGCTAAGGTTGGGTGATTTAAGGATTGTGTTTTGTTCTTTAGCTTTCAATACATGGCAATATCGGACGACAGGCAGAGGATTATGCCAACAAGCGAAGACCGGAACAGAAGCCAGGTTCTAGACTACCCGGAAGCAGTTCTGTTAACGAATCCAAGCAACGCTTTCCTCACAGGAGAGGTAATTTTTGTTGAGTGACTCGAACTCCCAACctactttttgaaaataatgtGTGAGGTTACTAGCTTGAAGTTGTAAAATTTTATACACGTGGCATGTACAGGTGGACGACAAGTACCAATACTCGAGCGACAACAAGGACAGTCTGGTCCACGGCTGGATAGCCCCAGATCTTCCAACAGGGTTCTGGATCATCACCCCGAGCAACGAGTTCAAGACGGCCGGGCCCATGAAGCAGGACCTCACCTCGCACGCCGGCCCAATCGCCCTGTCCGTAAGTGGGCCCGTTAAAAACAAAACTTAATATACTATTTTGCAAACAATGATTGAAAAAATGCATGATGTATACAGATGTTCTTCAGCGCTCACTATGCCGGCctgccgctggagctggagttCCGGGGTGGCGAGCCGTGGAAGAAGGTGTTCGGACCCGTGTTCGTCTACTTGAACTCGGTTCAACCTGGCCAAGATCCACTCTCATTGTGGCCTGATGCCAAGCAACAGGTAACTGCAaaccttttcctttttcaagaCTTTAAACAGCTTTAGCATGTAATTTCTTACATAGATACTCTGTTAGATGCTCGTAGAAACGCAACATTGGCCGTATGATTTCCTGGCGTCGGACGACTTCCCTCGTGCCAAGCAGAGAGGCAGAGTAAGCGGCCGGTTACTTGTCCGTGACAggtagtaaataaaaaaatatttcttgaATCACAAACTTAAATTTGGAAAGTTTTGTTCATTTTTTTCTGGGTCCCTCTCTGATTATGCCTTGTTTGGTTCAGTTTTATCTACAAACGCCTTATGACCCCTAGCAATGCATACATTGGACTTGCTTCCCCCGGGGATCCAGGATCATGGCAGAGAGAAAACAAGGTTAATATCTTCAaatcttccacaatccaacttgTTAACAATATTTCATTTAAGCCTAACATGGTTTATTTTTGTTGGATGTATACAGGGCTATCAGTTTTGGAGCCAATGTGATGCTTTAGGATACTTCAAAATCAATAACATCAGAGCTGGAAACTATAGCCTCTATGCTTGGGTGCCCGGGATCATCGGAGACTACAAGTACAACGTTCCGATCAACATCGAACCAGGTTAGGACAGTCTCTTCACTACATAAAAAACTCTGTGTTTTTTCCTTAACAAACAAACATGATGTTTTTCTTCATTGAAGGAAGTAAGATTAGGCTGAAGAATCTTGTGTATGATCCTCCGAGGGACGGGCCTACAGTGTGGGAAATCGGGGTCCCAGACCGTTCTGCTGCTGAGTTCTACGTGCCTGATCCAAACCCGGCTCTCATGAACCAGCTCTACAATGTCCACCCCGACAGGTTAGCAAACACTGCTTTTTTTTCCACAATATTCACATGATCACGAGCAATGCAGCGATAAACTTTGCTTAAAATTCCACAGATTCCGGCAGTATGGCTTGTGGGATCGTTACACAGATCTGTACCCGGATGAGGATTTGGTGTATTCGGTCGAAACAAGCGTCTATCAGACAGATTGGTACTTTGCTCATGTGAATAGGTAGGTATTTTTTACATAAACCTAATTAGTAGTACATTTGCTACAAGTGAAAACTTTTCTTGCAGAAACATAGGAAACAAAACCTATGTCCCAACAACATGGAGGGTTCTATTCAACCTCACAGACGTCGACGCTTCAGCAAACTACACCCTGCGGATCGCACTGGCCTCGGCCAACGATGCTGAGCTGCAGGTGATCATTCTTGGACTTGGGATGAGGTTTAGCtagtgtttgtgttttgatGTTATGAGATTGGTGTTTGTAGGTGAGGATCAACGGGGAGGTGGGAGAGGCTCCATGTTTTACGACGGGGCTAATTGGGAAGGACAATTCGATTGCTAGACATGGAATCCATGGACTGTATTGGCTTTATAGTGTGAGTGTAAGAGGTTCTGTTCTTGTTTGTGGGCAAAATGCAATGTTGTTGACTCAACTAAGAGGATCTAGCCCTTGGAGAGGGATCATGTATGATTATATTCGTTTAGAGGGTCCATCTTCGAATATTCAGACAtgaaaaatatactagtatacaTTAACTGAGGTAGAATGAAAGAGAAAAGGAGTTTATCGTTTGTAAAATTGTGTACTTGTCTCATCTATAGTTAACCTAAAATCGTTGAATGTTAATGCAGTTAATTCTATGACTAAAAATCAGCTAATTAAGCTCATTTAAATTTTTGAACGAAGACTTCATAAGAAAATTTGAAGTCTTAGTACTATCCCTagtgatagaaatccatgggttccatcctaaaaccaattggtgataggaggaggggcccatgagacttatatactagtttaccgatgtgagacagttatatgttatatttttagtttcaattgccaacaccctccctcaaacccttcaaggtgaaagttatatgttatatttttagtttcaattgtcacccttcaaggtgaaccttggaggtgTTGGaattttttctaatcgattggacaatcggtccaattttatatgttatatttttagtttcaattgccaacaccctccctcaaacccttcaaggtgaaccttggaggggttggaattttttctaatcgattggacaatcggtccaatttttttcggtcggttgggaccacttggcccaaattttcagcccagttatactgctgggtcagtcatttttttcggtttcagcccaaatatactgctgggtcagttaaatatgacccacagtcggcgacccgctctgatactaTGATAGAAATctatgggttccatcctaaaaccaattggtgataggaggaggggcccatgagacttatatactagtttcagttttctcttgacaccaatgtgggacagttatatgttatatttttagtttcaattgccaacacctaTGAGCCTAATATTTTACTCCATATTGTTACCGTTTCCCCGGTAATAAGGAAATTTGAATTCTTTAGTACTTGGCATAGTCCAAACTTTCATAGGCCACACCTTATTTTTATTACCACGAGATAAATTTGTAAATTTCAAATATAGCTCATTCAATAATAgtctttctatttttataaaagatgttttaattttctttttagtttgttccagtTAAGAtgttacattaaaaaaaaattctctctcacgtcattatataaaaatatattttctctcttcgcttaatatacaaaacaaaatctcctaaaatctcgtgtcatgccagaaatgtgacatcttttgtgg
This DNA window, taken from Salvia splendens isolate huo1 chromosome 18, SspV2, whole genome shotgun sequence, encodes the following:
- the LOC121775716 gene encoding probable rhamnogalacturonate lyase B, yielding MGRKIQCSWNLSCLALLLQIFLLTQCSASRWQKVHKNETDGETYYPPVKLHDFDDHVVLDNGILNVTLSTPEGMITRITYNGIENLLKQEYNENNRGYWDLVWSSPDHPKEIFDKLDGTNLFVVHEDEEQVELSFVRTWDSSQTGLLPLNIDKRFIMLRGCPGFYSYAIFERLQGWPDLHLSQGRIVFKLQENIFQYMAISDDRQRIMPTSEDRNRSQVLDYPEAVLLTNPSNAFLTGEVDDKYQYSSDNKDSLVHGWIAPDLPTGFWIITPSNEFKTAGPMKQDLTSHAGPIALSMFFSAHYAGLPLELEFRGGEPWKKVFGPVFVYLNSVQPGQDPLSLWPDAKQQMLVETQHWPYDFLASDDFPRAKQRGRVSGRLLVRDSFIYKRLMTPSNAYIGLASPGDPGSWQRENKGYQFWSQCDALGYFKINNIRAGNYSLYAWVPGIIGDYKYNVPINIEPGSKIRLKNLVYDPPRDGPTVWEIGVPDRSAAEFYVPDPNPALMNQLYNVHPDRFRQYGLWDRYTDLYPDEDLVYSVETSVYQTDWYFAHVNRNIGNKTYVPTTWRVLFNLTDVDASANYTLRIALASANDAELQVRINGEVGEAPCFTTGLIGKDNSIARHGIHGLYWLYSVSVRGSVLVCGQNAMLLTQLRGSSPWRGIMYDYIRLEGPSSNIQT